In the Malania oleifera isolate guangnan ecotype guangnan chromosome 1, ASM2987363v1, whole genome shotgun sequence genome, one interval contains:
- the LOC131151135 gene encoding uncharacterized protein LOC131151135, translating to MPEVTARSITIGSREGKIPRQNNGGKLPNKNPNPRCGSSPPPRLSSVSVALSLPSSTMSHVETVGLLDEIEALVSDKLQVVSYKWLSRNFLVSSNSAKRLLQEFVEKHGSGLEVAYTLAGWLRTDPPIYHIKLVSGPKLSEVKEEFDGNCSVQVYSVQPCIPKDPAALWNAEFVQAEELFRQPLAVDNCLRDNRFCGISNSFVKRNADGTPVTIVAPHPKTAGVSGLSKSDSVLQTASVPQPQRRKIQQSSTEGVRQSTNLVTNIKSESNSAGVHDQVSKPPADKEKVPPLPANKKKGQNDKSSSGTGGLLTNLWGRASAKTKPSCAPAETNKSVPNATVSAEAQICAQEAVEGGSSDDDEDANFKRASNGESGRKRRVVFDFSDEENDYEDAVNLASPDLPKVQSRFDLKQSTKSVVPGKNILNCGGKIEDKPKVKEDKATNRKSDQSLAEDSLVISKSNSSEPSSSEKTQSHISTDDVNKNDKVIDAAPNSPKRRKVLKTRIDERGREVTEVAWEGEETQPKNDTSSTEKKANNSSDANNINRPPVAKSPAVGSAAPSNPVGRPGTKKAGNSKDPKQGNIMSFFKKV from the exons ATGCCAGAAGTTACAGCCCGGTCCATAACAATTGGGAGCCGCGAAGGTAAAATACCTAGGCAGAATAATGGCGGGAAACTGCCAAACAAGAATCCGAACCCTCGGTGCGGCTCTTCTCCTCCTCCGCGCCTCTCCTCGGTTTCtgtcgctctctctctcccttcgtcGACCATGTCCCATGTCGAAACCGTAGGCCTGCTGGACGAGATAGAAGCTCTCGTCTCCGATAAGCTTCAAGTG GTTTCTTACAAATGGTTGAGTCGCAATTTTCTGGTGTCATCAAATTCTGCAAAGAG GCTGCTTCAGGAATTTGTTGAGAAACATGGGAGTGGATTGGAAGTAGCGTATACTTTGGCTGGCTGGTTGAGGACTGATCCGCCAATTTATCATATAAAGCTTGTTTCTGGGCCTAAACTTTCAG AAGTTAAAGAAGAATTTGATGGCAATTGCTCAGTTCAGGTATATAGTGTGCAACCTTGCATCCCAAAGGATCCAGCTGCACTTTGGAATGCTGAATTTGTACAAGCAGAAGAGCTCTTTAGGCAGCCGCTAGCAGTTGATAATTGCCTGAGAGATAATAG GTTTTGTGGGATTTCTAATTCCTTTGTCAAGCGCAATGCTGATGGAACACCTGTAACCATTGTGGCTCCACATCCCAAAACTGCAGGAGTATCAGGGCTGTCTAAAAGTGACTCTGTACTTCAAACTGCAAGTGTTCCACAACCTCAGCGGAGGAAAATACAGCAATCAAGCACCGAAGGTGTTCGGCAGTCAACCAATCTTGTAACAAATATCAAAAGTGAAAGCAATAGTGCTGGGGTCCATGACCAGGTTAGCAAGCCTCCTGCAGATAAAGAAAAAGTTCCTCCCTTGCCTGCTAATAAAAAGAAAGGCCAGAATGATAAAAGCTCTTCTGGAACTGGAGGCTTATTAACTAATCTATGGGGCCGTGCTTCTGCGAAGACAAAGCCCAGTTGTGCACCAGCAGAAACTAATAAATCTGTTCCAAATGCAACTG TTAGTGCGGAAGCTCAGATTTGTGCTCAAGAAGCAGTAGAGGGTGGGAGcagtgatgatgatgaagatgccAATTTTAAAAGAGCCTCTAATGGTGAAAGTGGTAGAAAGAGGAGGGTTGTTTTTGATTTCTCAGATGAAGAAAATGATTATGAAGATGCAGTCAATTTAGCATCGCCAGACCTTCCAAAAGTGCAATCACGTTTTGATTTGAAACAAAGTACTAAATCTGTGGTTCCAGGGAAAAACATTTTGAATTGTGGTGGAAAGATAGAAGACAAACCAAAGGTCAAGGAGGATAAAGCAACTAACAGAAAGTCTGACCAATCGTTGGCAGAAGATTCATTGGTCATCAGCAAAAGCAACAGTTCTGAGCCCTCCTCTTCAGAGAAGACCCAAAGCCATATTTCTACCGATGATGTAAATAAGAACGATAAAGTGATTGATGCTGCTCCAAATTCACCGAAAAGGAGAAAAGTTTTGAAGACGCGGATTGATGAGCGTGGGAGGGAAG TTACTGAAGTTGCCTGGGAGGGCGAGGAGACACAACCAAAAAATGATACCAGTAGCACAGAGAAGAAAGCCAATAACAGTTCAGATGCAAACAATATTAACAG GCCTCCTGTGGCTAAGTCTCCAGCGGTGGGAAGCGCTGCCCCATCTAATCCGGTGGGCAGACCAGGAACCAAAAAGGCAGGGAATTCAAAGGATCCAAAGCAAGGGAATATCATGTCATTCTTCAAGAAAGTATGA